A window of Candidatus Saccharibacteria bacterium contains these coding sequences:
- a CDS encoding HAMP domain-containing histidine kinase has translation MSYLLIIMFMSIGFSIIFYNTSIGELQRQMPPERILNRFDEVDPIINKFFEDRLNEGRSHLLLNLVALNCLTLLAGAGISYVLARRTLLPIENAMESQSRFTLDASHELRTPLAAIQVENEVALRSRSLTLARARELLQSNVEEVTKLRGLADGLLRLARDEAPQREPVPIKAAVDEALYRVTAQAAERRVTLKREDAELTVMAELTSLTQVLVTLLDNAIKYSPADTAVTLRAVRQGTLASIEVSDQGPGIEPEEADRIFERFYRADQSRSRQHVEGYGLGLSIARKLVTQLGGSIAVKSRPGKGATFVVKLPIVKNTRRLSGAEPRT, from the coding sequence TTGTCCTATCTGCTCATCATCATGTTCATGAGCATCGGTTTTAGTATAATTTTTTACAACACTTCGATTGGCGAGCTGCAGCGCCAGATGCCGCCGGAGCGGATACTGAACCGCTTTGATGAAGTTGATCCTATCATCAACAAATTCTTTGAAGACCGGCTGAACGAGGGGCGTTCGCATCTGTTGTTGAACCTGGTGGCATTAAACTGTCTGACTCTGCTGGCCGGGGCGGGCATCAGCTATGTACTGGCCCGCCGGACCTTGCTGCCAATAGAGAACGCCATGGAGAGCCAGAGCCGCTTCACCCTCGATGCCTCGCACGAGCTGCGGACGCCGCTGGCTGCCATCCAGGTAGAGAACGAGGTGGCGCTGCGCAGCCGCAGCCTGACGCTGGCCCGGGCCCGCGAACTGCTGCAGAGCAACGTGGAAGAGGTGACCAAGCTGCGCGGCCTGGCTGACGGGCTGCTGCGCCTGGCGCGCGACGAAGCCCCGCAGCGCGAGCCGGTACCCATCAAAGCGGCAGTCGACGAGGCGCTCTACCGGGTGACGGCCCAGGCCGCCGAGCGGCGCGTGACGCTTAAGCGCGAGGACGCCGAGCTGACGGTCATGGCCGAACTGACCAGCCTGACGCAGGTGCTGGTGACGCTGCTCGATAACGCCATTAAGTACAGTCCGGCCGACACCGCCGTCACGCTGCGGGCGGTGCGGCAGGGGACGCTGGCCTCCATCGAAGTCAGCGACCAGGGACCGGGCATTGAGCCGGAAGAGGCTGACCGCATTTTTGAGCGCTTCTACCGGGCCGATCAATCACGCTCGCGCCAGCACGTGGAAGGTTATGGCCTGGGCCTCTCCATCGCCCGCAAGCTGGTGACGCAGCTTGGCGGCAGCATCGCCGTCAAGAGCCGGCCGGGCAAGGGCGCTACCTTCGTCGTCAAACTGCCTATAGTCAAAAATACACGGCGCCTATCAGGGGCGGAGCCACGAACATAG
- a CDS encoding response regulator transcription factor yields MKILVIEDEHKIANALKEGLTQEAYAVDVCYDGQEGLNAARYEPYDLIILDRMLPGGMDGLEICQTLRAEGNHTPILMLTARDMVRDRVAGLNAGADDYVIKPFSFEELLARVRALLRRPHEALGETLEAGDLTLNTVSKEVSRAGQSITLSAKEYALLEYLLRNKGKVLSKETIISHVWDFDADILPNTVEVFITYLRGKIDRPFEGEPLIKTVRGFGYKIDA; encoded by the coding sequence ATGAAGATATTAGTCATCGAGGACGAGCACAAGATAGCCAACGCGCTCAAGGAGGGCCTTACTCAGGAGGCCTACGCCGTCGATGTCTGTTATGACGGGCAGGAAGGCCTGAATGCCGCCCGCTACGAACCCTATGACCTCATTATCCTGGACCGCATGCTGCCTGGAGGTATGGACGGCTTGGAAATCTGCCAGACGCTACGGGCCGAGGGCAACCATACGCCCATCCTGATGCTGACCGCACGCGACATGGTGCGCGACCGCGTAGCCGGCCTGAACGCCGGTGCCGACGATTACGTCATCAAGCCCTTCTCCTTTGAAGAACTGCTGGCCCGCGTCCGCGCCCTCTTGCGCCGCCCGCATGAGGCCCTGGGCGAGACGCTGGAAGCGGGCGACCTGACGCTCAACACCGTCAGCAAGGAGGTGAGCCGGGCGGGGCAGAGTATCACGCTCTCGGCTAAGGAATACGCCTTACTGGAGTACCTGCTGCGCAATAAAGGCAAGGTGCTCAGCAAGGAGACCATCATCAGCCATGTCTGGGATTTTGACGCGGATATCCTGCCTAATACCGTCGAGGTCTTCATCACGTACCTGCGTGGCAAGATCGACCGGCCGTTCGAAGGTGAGCCGCTTATCAAGACCGTCAGGGGATTCGGATATAAGATTGATGCGTAA